A portion of the Bacillus sp. es.034 genome contains these proteins:
- a CDS encoding VOC family protein, with the protein MKPRITVLTLGVDDLEKSLEFYQNGLHLPTEGIMGQEFENGAVAFFDLQNGVKLAIWERKSLAKEANVPLSPRSPSEFTIGHNVSSKAEVDQVMLEAEIAGAKITDPAKDTFWGGYSGHFLDLDGHVWEVVWNPEWEIEN; encoded by the coding sequence ATGAAACCAAGAATCACCGTACTGACTCTCGGAGTAGATGACCTGGAAAAATCACTGGAATTTTATCAAAACGGTCTCCACCTTCCAACTGAAGGGATCATGGGGCAGGAATTCGAGAATGGCGCAGTTGCCTTTTTCGATTTGCAAAATGGAGTCAAACTGGCCATCTGGGAACGAAAAAGCTTAGCAAAAGAAGCCAATGTCCCACTCTCTCCCAGAAGTCCCTCTGAATTCACGATCGGCCATAATGTCAGCAGCAAAGCAGAAGTGGATCAGGTGATGCTCGAAGCAGAAATAGCCGGGGCAAAAATCACCGATCCAGCCAAAGATACATTCTGGGGAGGATATTCTGGTCACTTCCTGGATTTGGACGGTCATGTATGGGAAGTTGTGTGGAATCCAGAGTGGGAAATTGAGAACTAA
- a CDS encoding CGNR zinc finger domain-containing protein: MSETTNPYMMVGERLCMDFTNTVSWRESTEKRREWFTSYAKLVDWSVHAGVFTVQQAQDLLSEAEKNPSKAEKVLNQAIELREVMYRLFKSISMKTSPNEQDLVRFNESVSHFYQSLQVIQDADQFTLKFKQTDKNLDTMLPPILQSAVDLLISKNELERVKQCEGDPCGWLFFDTSRNKSRRWCSMADCGNRAKVRRFYEKGK; this comes from the coding sequence ATGTCGGAAACAACAAACCCTTATATGATGGTCGGAGAACGTTTATGTATGGATTTCACCAATACCGTCAGCTGGCGGGAAAGTACGGAGAAAAGGCGGGAATGGTTTACGAGTTACGCCAAATTGGTCGACTGGTCGGTCCATGCTGGAGTTTTTACAGTTCAACAGGCACAAGATCTACTTAGTGAAGCAGAAAAAAACCCCTCAAAAGCAGAAAAAGTCCTGAACCAGGCAATCGAACTGCGTGAAGTCATGTACCGATTGTTCAAGAGCATTTCAATGAAAACCTCGCCAAACGAGCAGGATCTGGTACGCTTCAATGAATCAGTGAGTCACTTCTATCAATCTTTACAAGTCATCCAAGACGCGGATCAATTCACATTAAAGTTCAAACAAACAGATAAAAACCTGGACACCATGCTTCCTCCCATTCTCCAATCAGCTGTCGATTTACTCATTTCAAAAAATGAATTGGAAAGGGTCAAGCAATGTGAAGGAGACCCTTGCGGATGGTTGTTTTTCGATACGAGCCGGAATAAAAGTCGCCGCTGGTGTTCCATGGCGGATTGCGGGAATCGTGCGAAGGTGCGGCGGTTTTATGAGAAAGGGAAGTGA